A single Natrinema pellirubrum DSM 15624 DNA region contains:
- a CDS encoding CBS domain-containing protein, whose amino-acid sequence MESELSVRDVLTSEYVGVSESDTVLDVVRLMREERTSCALVVRGSEPVGIVTEWDVLELIAGEGEPSATTVDEVMTTPVITVDPDRSLTDVATTMARQNIRNVVVDGPDGIVGLVTQRDVIAAASSFQATMTPARSSEPPIDRDRGVADPATAPPAGEGEAAVLPNGGDEYTTQGVCEACGSLADALWDANGQLVCSDCRTV is encoded by the coding sequence ATGGAATCGGAACTGTCCGTCAGGGACGTGCTGACGAGCGAGTACGTCGGCGTCAGCGAATCGGATACCGTCCTCGACGTGGTGCGGCTCATGCGCGAGGAACGGACCAGTTGTGCGCTGGTCGTCCGGGGCTCCGAGCCCGTCGGCATCGTGACCGAGTGGGACGTCCTGGAACTGATCGCCGGGGAAGGCGAGCCGTCCGCGACGACCGTCGACGAGGTGATGACGACGCCGGTCATCACGGTCGACCCCGATCGATCGCTGACCGACGTCGCCACCACGATGGCCCGCCAGAACATCCGTAACGTCGTCGTCGACGGCCCGGACGGGATCGTCGGGCTCGTCACCCAGCGCGACGTCATCGCGGCCGCCAGTTCCTTCCAGGCGACGATGACGCCCGCCCGCTCGAGCGAGCCGCCGATCGATCGCGACCGCGGCGTCGCCGATCCCGCGACCGCGCCCCCCGCCGGGGAGGGCGAGGCCGCCGTCCTCCCCAACGGCGGCGACGAGTACACCACCCAGGGCGTCTGCGAGGCCTGTGGCTCGCTCGCGGACGCGCTGTGGGACGCCAACGGCCAGCTGGTCTGTTCGGACTGCCGGACGGTGTAG
- a CDS encoding DUF5785 family protein, translating to MSNDWPVDPDGEEGSEGMRKFDMRIIADKVDEEEDFPMVRDEFVEEYGDYPVRINHETVVALSDIFEYVEPAEFETMVDMHKAVGAAMREGGFWKYHPHGKDPEKVHA from the coding sequence ATGAGCAACGATTGGCCAGTCGATCCCGACGGCGAGGAGGGCAGCGAGGGGATGCGCAAGTTCGACATGCGGATCATCGCGGACAAGGTCGACGAGGAGGAGGACTTCCCGATGGTGCGCGACGAGTTCGTCGAGGAGTACGGCGACTATCCCGTCCGAATCAACCACGAGACGGTCGTCGCGCTCAGCGACATCTTCGAGTACGTCGAACCCGCGGAGTTCGAGACGATGGTCGACATGCACAAGGCCGTCGGCGCGGCGATGCGTGAGGGCGGTTTCTGGAAGTACCACCCACACGGCAAGGACCCGGAGAAGGTCCACGCCTGA
- a CDS encoding phosphoglycerate kinase, protein MIATLDDLDVEGTTVGVRVDVNSPIDDDDTLADDARLRAHVDTLAELLERDGRVAVLAHQGRPGGDEFVSLESHAERLSELLGQPVDYVDATFTAAAREAVRDLEDGDCVVLENTRFYSEEYMEFEPERAARTHLVAGLEPVLDAYVNDAFAAAHRSQPSLVGLPTVLPSYAGRVMESELDVLGSIEETGEPRVYVLGGAKVSDSIDVAWSVLEKGLADHVLTAGVVGNVFLIADGVDLGDASSDFIYDQGYWDEIDRAADLLDAHGDRIALPRDVAVDRDGGRHELGVNALPPGDGESAMDIGGSTLEYYRRVLEDAETVILNGPAGVFEDDRFETGTRQLYDAATDIPTSIVGGGDTASALRQLGVEGFSHVSTGGGAALRMLTAESLPAVTALENAPEQPAADD, encoded by the coding sequence ATGATCGCGACCCTCGACGACCTGGACGTCGAAGGGACTACCGTCGGTGTTCGCGTCGACGTCAATAGTCCGATCGACGACGATGACACGCTCGCGGACGATGCCCGCCTGCGCGCCCACGTCGATACCCTCGCGGAACTGCTCGAGCGGGACGGTCGGGTCGCCGTCCTCGCCCATCAGGGCCGACCCGGCGGCGACGAGTTCGTCTCCCTCGAGTCACACGCCGAACGGCTCTCGGAACTGCTCGGACAGCCCGTCGACTACGTGGACGCCACCTTCACCGCCGCCGCCCGCGAGGCCGTCCGGGACCTCGAGGACGGCGACTGCGTCGTCCTCGAGAACACCCGCTTCTACAGCGAGGAGTACATGGAGTTCGAGCCGGAGCGGGCCGCCCGGACCCATCTGGTCGCGGGCCTCGAGCCAGTCCTAGACGCCTACGTCAACGACGCCTTCGCGGCGGCACATCGCTCCCAGCCCTCGCTGGTCGGGCTCCCGACGGTCCTGCCGAGCTACGCCGGCCGGGTCATGGAGTCCGAACTCGACGTGCTGGGCTCGATCGAGGAGACCGGCGAACCCCGCGTCTACGTCCTCGGCGGGGCGAAAGTCTCCGACTCCATCGACGTCGCCTGGTCGGTTCTCGAGAAGGGACTGGCCGATCACGTCCTCACAGCCGGCGTCGTCGGCAACGTCTTTCTCATCGCCGACGGTGTCGACCTGGGCGATGCCAGCTCCGATTTCATCTACGACCAGGGCTACTGGGACGAGATCGACCGCGCCGCGGACCTGCTCGACGCCCACGGCGACCGGATCGCGCTGCCCCGCGACGTCGCCGTCGACCGGGACGGCGGCCGCCACGAACTCGGCGTCAACGCCCTTCCGCCAGGCGACGGCGAATCCGCCATGGACATCGGCGGGTCGACTCTGGAGTACTACCGGCGCGTCCTCGAGGACGCCGAAACCGTCATCCTCAACGGCCCCGCCGGCGTCTTCGAGGATGACCGCTTCGAGACCGGGACGCGACAGCTCTACGACGCCGCGACCGACATCCCGACGAGCATCGTCGGCGGCGGCGACACCGCCTCGGCGCTTCGCCAACTCGGCGTCGAGGGCTTTTCACACGTCAGCACCGGCGGCGGCGCGGCTCTCCGGATGCTCACCGCCGAATCCCTGCCCGCCGTGACCGCACTCGAGAATGCCCCCGAGCAACCAGCCGCCGACGATTGA
- a CDS encoding GTP cyclohydrolase III, with protein sequence MTNTQVTLVQIDNYGPWTVTPEPRREADLQTMQSRLYADISQFVGNRDGYTFFTRFDNIIAVTNGCSMEDHALLQESIGNRYPVTLSLGVATGRSPVQALSEATERLQDAGSAQDEDRRECLEGRAIDEEFRADEDVQIAHFDVINATGNYTDELNAFDTFIEIEQGYAELMRHMRHAHDSLSFFVGGDNVIVVCPDLGEADYEEAVTHVEDAVDVEMQVGVGRGKSAHEAGYDAKHALETCRADGTRVELEWENA encoded by the coding sequence GTGACTAACACGCAGGTAACGCTCGTTCAGATCGACAACTACGGCCCCTGGACCGTGACCCCGGAGCCCCGCCGAGAAGCGGACCTCCAGACCATGCAATCCCGACTGTACGCCGACATCTCCCAGTTCGTCGGCAACCGTGACGGCTACACCTTCTTCACCCGGTTCGACAACATCATCGCCGTCACGAACGGCTGCTCGATGGAGGATCACGCGCTCCTCCAGGAGTCGATCGGGAACCGGTATCCCGTGACGCTCAGTCTCGGCGTCGCGACCGGCCGGAGTCCCGTTCAGGCGCTGTCGGAGGCCACCGAACGCCTGCAAGACGCCGGCAGCGCACAGGACGAGGACCGCCGGGAGTGTCTCGAGGGGCGGGCCATCGACGAGGAGTTCCGGGCCGACGAGGACGTCCAGATCGCCCACTTCGACGTGATCAACGCGACCGGCAACTACACGGACGAACTCAACGCCTTCGACACCTTCATCGAGATCGAGCAGGGTTATGCGGAACTCATGCGCCACATGCGCCACGCCCACGACAGCCTCTCGTTTTTCGTCGGCGGCGACAACGTCATCGTCGTCTGCCCCGACCTCGGCGAAGCCGACTACGAGGAGGCGGTCACACACGTCGAGGACGCCGTCGACGTCGAGATGCAGGTCGGCGTCGGCCGCGGCAAAAGCGCCCACGAGGCCGGCTACGACGCCAAACACGCCCTCGAGACCTGTCGAGCCGACGGGACGCGGGTCGAACTCGAGTGGGAGAACGCCTGA
- a CDS encoding universal stress protein, translated as MYQDILVPTDGSDGTRRSITHGLAIADRFDATVHALSIVPEGPLGTLQTDEAIPAAERAVECVAAEADREGVAAVTAVEQGVPHETILEYADENDIDMIVMGTQGRTGLDRVLVGSVTERIVRMADAPVVTVRLTDDIRIDDAEEAEEIARKTAANEGYDGLALADQPHRTSASWIVPLETDAGPVHVHVDAVSGEARVAKGPDQ; from the coding sequence ATGTATCAGGACATCCTCGTTCCGACGGACGGGAGCGACGGTACCCGCCGGTCGATCACCCACGGGCTGGCGATCGCCGACCGGTTCGATGCGACGGTCCACGCGCTATCGATCGTCCCCGAGGGCCCGCTCGGAACGCTACAGACCGACGAGGCGATTCCCGCGGCCGAGCGCGCGGTCGAGTGCGTCGCGGCCGAGGCCGACCGCGAGGGCGTCGCGGCTGTGACGGCCGTCGAACAGGGAGTCCCCCACGAGACGATCCTCGAGTACGCCGACGAGAACGACATTGACATGATCGTGATGGGGACGCAGGGCCGGACCGGGCTCGACCGGGTCCTGGTCGGAAGCGTCACCGAACGGATCGTCCGCATGGCCGACGCCCCCGTGGTGACCGTCCGACTGACCGACGACATCCGTATCGACGACGCCGAGGAGGCCGAGGAAATCGCCCGCAAAACCGCCGCGAACGAAGGGTACGACGGTCTCGCGCTGGCCGACCAGCCCCACCGGACCAGCGCCTCGTGGATCGTGCCGCTCGAGACCGACGCGGGACCGGTTCACGTCCACGTCGACGCCGTCTCCGGCGAGGCCCGCGTCGCGAAAGGCCCCGACCAGTGA
- a CDS encoding GNAT family N-acetyltransferase — MPPSNQPPTIELATRADLDALADLWVDLARDQRRYQSAVRPEANREAMRETLGAYLVSDGLFVARLEGAIVGFVSVTVERGTLELDTTRGLLSNIYVRPAYRGQGIGTALLEAAEASLADRGVDELLLEVMADNEAARRFYRRHGYDPFRVSMTRSLADRDENDTHSKEDG; from the coding sequence ATGCCCCCGAGCAACCAGCCGCCGACGATTGAACTCGCCACGCGGGCCGACCTCGACGCCCTTGCGGACCTCTGGGTCGATCTCGCCCGCGACCAGCGCCGGTACCAGTCGGCCGTCCGCCCCGAGGCCAACCGCGAGGCCATGCGGGAGACGCTCGGGGCCTATCTGGTCAGCGACGGCCTGTTCGTCGCCCGCCTCGAGGGCGCGATCGTCGGCTTCGTCTCGGTGACGGTCGAACGCGGCACCCTCGAACTCGACACCACGCGCGGCCTGCTCTCGAACATCTACGTCCGGCCGGCCTACCGGGGGCAGGGGATCGGCACCGCCCTGCTCGAGGCCGCCGAAGCGTCGCTTGCCGACCGCGGCGTCGACGAACTGCTGCTCGAGGTGATGGCCGACAACGAGGCCGCCCGTCGGTTCTACCGCCGCCACGGCTATGATCCGTTCCGCGTGTCGATGACGCGCTCGCTCGCGGACCGCGACGAAAACGATACACACTCAAAGGAGGACGGCTAA